A region from the Brassica napus cultivar Da-Ae chromosome C8, Da-Ae, whole genome shotgun sequence genome encodes:
- the LOC106359631 gene encoding proline transporter 2-like isoform X2, with product MKQFDLEVPETAHQISSDSWFQVSFVLTTSINSAYVLGYSGTVMVPLGWIGGVVGLLLATAISLYANSLIANLHEFGGKRHIRYRDLAGFIYGKKMYRVTWGLQYVNLFMINCGFIILAGSALKAVYVLFRDDSVMKLPHFIAIAGVVCAIFAVGIPYLSALGIWLGVSTILSMIYIVVAIVLSFKDGVNKPSRDYTIQGSSVDKIFTITGAAANLVFAFNSGMLPEIQATVKQPVVKNMMKALYLQFTAGALPLYAVTFIGYWAYGSSTSTYLMNSVTGPLWAKALANISAFLQSVISLHIFASPTYEFMDTKYGTKGGSPLALKNLLFRTATRGSYIAVSTLLSALLPFLGDFMSLTGAISTFPLTFILANHMYLVAMDSELSSVQKLWHWLNVCFFGLMSLASAIAAVRLISVDSKNFHVFADV from the exons ATGAAACAGTTCGATCTCGAAGTCCCTGAGACCGCTCACCAGATTAGCAGCG ATTCATGGTTTCAGGTATCATTCGTTTTGACAACGAGTATAAACAGCGCCTATGTGTTGGGATATTCCGGGACAGTCATGGTTCCTTTGGGTTGGATTGGTGGTGTGGTTGGTCTCCTTCTCGCTACAGCAATCTCCCTTTACGCAAACTCTCTTATCGCTAACCTTCATGAGTTTGGTGGTAAAAGACACATTCGTTACAGAGATCTCGCTGGCTTCATCTACG GTAAAAAGATGTACCGTGTAACATGGGGATTGCAATATGTAAATCTTTTCATGATTAACTGTGGCTTCATCATACTTGCTGGTTCAGCCTTAAAG GCTGTCTATGTACTTTTCAGAGATGACAGTGTAATGAAACTACCTCACTTTATCGCCATTGCTGGTGTTGTCTGCGCGATTTTCGCAGTCGGTATACCTTATTTATCTGCTCTTGGAATCTGGCTAGGAGTATCAACAATCCTCAGCATGATCTACATTGTTGTTGCAATAGTCCTATCATTTAAAGATG GAGTAAACAAACCTTCAAGAGACTATACCATACAAGGATCATCAGTAGACAAGATCTTTACCATAACAGGAGCAGCAGCAAATCTAGTTTTCGCATTCAACTCTGGAATGCTCCCTGAAATACAG GCCACAGTGAAGCAACCAGTGGTTAAAAACATGATGAAGGCTCTGTATCTTCAGTTCACTGCTGGTGCATTACCTTTGTATGCAGTTACATTCATTGGTTATTGGGCTTACGGCTCCTCCACATCGACTTATCTGATGAACAGTGTCACTGGACCTCTCTGGGCCAAAGCTCTCGCTAACATCTCAGCTTTTCTTCAGTCCGTTATCTCTTTGCAC ATATTTGCAAGTCCGACTTATGAGTTTATGGATACAAAGTATGGAACCAAAGGAGGAAGTCCATTAGCATTGAAGAATCTCTTGTTTAGAACAGCAACAAGAGGAAGCTACATTGCTGTGAGCACTCTTCTCTCTGCGCTTTTGCCGTTTCTTGGAGATTTCATGAGCCTCACGGGAGCGATAAGCACGTTCCCTCTGACGTTTATATTAGCAAATCACATGTATCTTGTAGCTATGGACAGTGAGCTTAGTTCCGTTCAAAAGCTATGGCATTGGCTTAATGTTTGTTTCTTTGGGTTAATGTCTCTTGCGTCTGCTATTGCTGCTGTTAGACTCATATCTGTTGACTCCAAGAACTTTCATGTTTTTGCTGATGTTTGA
- the LOC106359631 gene encoding proline transporter 2-like isoform X1 → MLSLVILMVPIQAKCYILVTLVCIDSWFQVSFVLTTSINSAYVLGYSGTVMVPLGWIGGVVGLLLATAISLYANSLIANLHEFGGKRHIRYRDLAGFIYGKKMYRVTWGLQYVNLFMINCGFIILAGSALKAVYVLFRDDSVMKLPHFIAIAGVVCAIFAVGIPYLSALGIWLGVSTILSMIYIVVAIVLSFKDGVNKPSRDYTIQGSSVDKIFTITGAAANLVFAFNSGMLPEIQATVKQPVVKNMMKALYLQFTAGALPLYAVTFIGYWAYGSSTSTYLMNSVTGPLWAKALANISAFLQSVISLHIFASPTYEFMDTKYGTKGGSPLALKNLLFRTATRGSYIAVSTLLSALLPFLGDFMSLTGAISTFPLTFILANHMYLVAMDSELSSVQKLWHWLNVCFFGLMSLASAIAAVRLISVDSKNFHVFADV, encoded by the exons ATGTTGTCTTTGGTGATTTTGATGGTGCCTATTCAGGcaaaatgttatattttggtGACTTTGGTTTGTATAGATTCATGGTTTCAGGTATCATTCGTTTTGACAACGAGTATAAACAGCGCCTATGTGTTGGGATATTCCGGGACAGTCATGGTTCCTTTGGGTTGGATTGGTGGTGTGGTTGGTCTCCTTCTCGCTACAGCAATCTCCCTTTACGCAAACTCTCTTATCGCTAACCTTCATGAGTTTGGTGGTAAAAGACACATTCGTTACAGAGATCTCGCTGGCTTCATCTACG GTAAAAAGATGTACCGTGTAACATGGGGATTGCAATATGTAAATCTTTTCATGATTAACTGTGGCTTCATCATACTTGCTGGTTCAGCCTTAAAG GCTGTCTATGTACTTTTCAGAGATGACAGTGTAATGAAACTACCTCACTTTATCGCCATTGCTGGTGTTGTCTGCGCGATTTTCGCAGTCGGTATACCTTATTTATCTGCTCTTGGAATCTGGCTAGGAGTATCAACAATCCTCAGCATGATCTACATTGTTGTTGCAATAGTCCTATCATTTAAAGATG GAGTAAACAAACCTTCAAGAGACTATACCATACAAGGATCATCAGTAGACAAGATCTTTACCATAACAGGAGCAGCAGCAAATCTAGTTTTCGCATTCAACTCTGGAATGCTCCCTGAAATACAG GCCACAGTGAAGCAACCAGTGGTTAAAAACATGATGAAGGCTCTGTATCTTCAGTTCACTGCTGGTGCATTACCTTTGTATGCAGTTACATTCATTGGTTATTGGGCTTACGGCTCCTCCACATCGACTTATCTGATGAACAGTGTCACTGGACCTCTCTGGGCCAAAGCTCTCGCTAACATCTCAGCTTTTCTTCAGTCCGTTATCTCTTTGCAC ATATTTGCAAGTCCGACTTATGAGTTTATGGATACAAAGTATGGAACCAAAGGAGGAAGTCCATTAGCATTGAAGAATCTCTTGTTTAGAACAGCAACAAGAGGAAGCTACATTGCTGTGAGCACTCTTCTCTCTGCGCTTTTGCCGTTTCTTGGAGATTTCATGAGCCTCACGGGAGCGATAAGCACGTTCCCTCTGACGTTTATATTAGCAAATCACATGTATCTTGTAGCTATGGACAGTGAGCTTAGTTCCGTTCAAAAGCTATGGCATTGGCTTAATGTTTGTTTCTTTGGGTTAATGTCTCTTGCGTCTGCTATTGCTGCTGTTAGACTCATATCTGTTGACTCCAAGAACTTTCATGTTTTTGCTGATGTTTGA